CTTTTGAAAGACACACTATGCAACATTTTAAAACACTTCTTCTGTTTCTGGAATACAGCTGACAAAACAACAGCTTGCCGGCTTGTGTCTGAGGATTGTCCAGTTTTTATCGGACAAGCTGATGCAGATCATCATCCCAGGTCTTTACGAACTACTGGGCATCCAAGATGCTGCCTCCTCTCCATTGTCACAGAGATCTCTCACAGCGTCACTCACCAGTCTGTTAGACGATAAGACTAACACCAAGTCCCGTGTGAGATTTACTGAGGCTGGTGTACCTAAGAGGCCAGGCAGTCGAAAGTCTTACAATAGCTTTCGCATCCCGACTCCCTACCCTTCCTCCAACTGTATGgagcaggaagaggaagaagggcaGGAATCACAACATAAGTTCAAGGAGATTTACCTGACTAAGGGCAGTGGAAGCTACCTGCCCAATGGGGCCATGAGGTATGTTCTTAAAGGGAAATTTAACAACTTCATATTCATCTCCAGCATCACCATATGTGAACATTACACATTTCCATTTCCAGATATTTACACATTTCCATGCTTTGTAGTAAAAAAATATAGAGGGACAACTGTTTCCAATAGTGCTGAGAAATTTGCTTTTTGAGGTTGGTTTGGTTTCGattcaaatatttaaaaaataatcacggTTTTGGATTTCAATGCAATGGATTATGGGAATTAATTGCCATATTTTCTGTGccaaactatgtagaatattgacctgttggaaactacaactccctactacattgcaTAGTTCGtgcttgatctgatttatctctacagAAACTGAGCATCGAGctcacagaagaagaaaaaaattaactatatggaattcaaataattgagcCGACgtcggtcaattagttgtttaaaaaccgaaaaataacaaaaatgttGGTTAAATGCTCAGCTCTAGATTCTAATGACATCATCAGTGTGCATCGtgtgattttaaccaattatgagtaggcattgcctactaattggttgatgatgtcatagaaaacacttatcttcctctttcttttttactacaaaacatagaaatgcccGTTTTTCACATATgctgatgttggggtggtgctggagatgatgaatatgaagttgaaacATTTAGAAATTTCCCTTTAACATTTCTTCAAACTGCCTTGTATTTATGATTGTCCTTGAAGTTAAAGTATTGGAAGTTTATAGCAATTTGGATTTATGTAGAGGATAGATATTGCCAGGATAGATAGATATCTACAGGCCAGTTTCAATACAAATGACTTATACAAAAGACATTTTATTGGGCTTTAGAAATTAAGCAGTTAGGCTGACATCACACTAAGGTTTTTTCTCAGAGAAACAGCAGCATTTTCCTCATTGTTTTCAATGATGCAGAtgtatttgacacactgaatgTGCATCACAGCCTAACATATTATTTGTTTGACTTTGatgatttctgttgtttttttcccaaggactctaacctctctgtctgatgTGCAGAGGAAAACAACCAACTCTGAGACACTACAAGTCCTCTTAGGTGTCTCAGAGGACACCCTCGTCACCTGTGTGCAGGACAGCCTGCAAGGTTCTCTCTCCAAACTTGCATGCATGTCCAATTCTCCATCTGGAAGTGCAGGCTCTATGATGCTAACCCCTGCTGTAATGGCAGAGTTGGCTAAAGATGTCAAGTCGGCCTTATCAGTGGTCATTAAGAGTGCCTCCGCTAGCCAAACCTCTCTAGTGACACCGGTAAGGGGAGACTCACAGACCAAGGTGACTGAGAGCATGGTGAGAGAGCTGGCTGCTAAACTTGAAAAAGTTGACCAAGAGAGCAAGAGTCTAACAGGGCAAGTCATGACCACCATCTCTGACACAATGGTGGCTTTTGTTGACGAGAACGAACAGAATTTGCTGGAAGATCTGATGGACAAGATCACATTTTTGGCATCGCATGTTGGCTTCATTGAGGATCTTGATGCCCTGATAAGGAAATACGAGAGCAGCTACAATATTAGTGAATCTGGTTCCTCCTGCACGCTCACATCTAAGAGCATTCAAAAACTCTCCAGCCGGGAGTTTCAAACATCAGCAATACAAGCAGTGAGTGGAGTTCTTGACAAAAAAGTCAGTAGTTTGAGCTTTCCTAGTTCAGTCGTTCAGTCTGAGTTAACAGGTGCTGTATCAGGTCAAACATTGTCTGGCATTGTAAAGACAGAGTCAATTCACCCAGTGGGCTCAGCAGCGTCAGTAGTTGTTAAGACTTTCGTGTCAGATATGAAGTCCTTGGCTGAATCTGAAGAGAGTCCCCAACAGAAGAGTGCCTGGTCTGCTGCTGTTCACATTTACCACAGCATCCAATCCAACTTGAAAGATTATTTCGGCAAGCTTCAGAGATGTGCCTTAAAGAGCATTGTCACATCTGATGATAACATCACAAATGCTGAGTTTAAGGAGACAGTTCCACTTCCTTGCTTAAACATGAAATATAGGCCCAGTAAGAGTAAGCCTCAGTTGCCAGAGTCCACTGGTGCAGTTACTTTACAAAGAGGCCTAAGTGAGAGCTCAAAACTTCTTTGGGCAAAAATGGAGTCAGAAGAAAGCAAGCTCCTTCTGACAACTTGCACCAAAGAAGTCATCTCAGAGCTTCTGGTCTTGTACAACACTGAGATGTCAAAGGAGGACCCCCTG
The Oncorhynchus nerka isolate Pitt River unplaced genomic scaffold, Oner_Uvic_2.0 unplaced_scaffold_257___fragment_2___debris, whole genome shotgun sequence DNA segment above includes these coding regions:
- the LOC135568838 gene encoding uncharacterized protein LOC135568838, whose translation is MSLEDIEQQDYDVSDTETVRALSQSLDLPVCVVDDHLTSEAVNEMEQSNSTRSRATSVMETTEEGKLNTVEHLTLMDFLQNLTEKQWRGIREGMFDPLTKQQLAGLCLRIVQFLSDKLMQIIIPGLYELLGIQDAASSPLSQRSLTASLTSLLDDKTNTKSRVRFTEAGVPKRPGSRKSYNSFRIPTPYPSSNCMEQEEEEGQESQHKFKEIYLTKGSGSYLPNGAMRYVLKGKFNNFIFISSITICSMMLTPAVMAELAKDVKSALSVVIKSASASQTSLVTPVRGDSQTKVTESMVRELAAKLEKVDQESKSLTGQVMTTISDTMVAFVDENEQNLLEDLMDKITFLASHVGFIEDLDALIRKYESSYNISESGSSCTLTSKSIQKLSSREFQTSAIQAIFAEETVKGFLRQWSDEYENINFDVSVQNDPKTSTCMVILQMITKATAKCYFESATSVATSDIVKGVFDLERDTISGTGEQVLTFNTKV